The following are from one region of the Actinoplanes sp. L3-i22 genome:
- a CDS encoding alpha/beta hydrolase fold domain-containing protein — translation MTELDDAARRLAEGAAHPPYLYAMGPGDARLALGLMQAPPELPAGLEHRTVEIKSGPVHLLIPPGAVAAPIILYVHGGGWVLGDWSTHHRLAVALSRGTGAVVVMPEYARVPEARYPVAIEQLVAVLAAIRDGSLEVPGDRRRIALAGDCAGATLALSLAIRDRDRSPTTRDLALATRDRDSAAHDPASTTRDRDSAAHDPASTTRDPALATRDRGSEPADRRAGRGPSDPRSDGDLGPAAALVAQVLLYPIGRPGADDPSAIEFATGAGLRLADVRRICREYAPRGEAGADPLAATELAGLPATLLITAEADVTRDRAEDFGNRLRAAGVPVVGSRYLGTVHDFAVLDSLRWTPAARAAVTQVTDYLRAAFTAAGGAAPSEYEISEMDAAGAEWA, via the coding sequence GTGACCGAATTGGACGATGCCGCCCGGCGGCTGGCGGAGGGCGCGGCGCACCCGCCGTACCTGTACGCGATGGGGCCCGGCGACGCGCGCCTCGCGCTCGGCCTGATGCAGGCCCCGCCGGAGCTCCCGGCCGGTCTCGAGCATCGAACCGTCGAGATCAAAAGCGGTCCGGTCCATCTGCTGATCCCGCCGGGCGCGGTCGCCGCGCCGATCATTCTGTACGTCCACGGCGGCGGCTGGGTCCTCGGCGACTGGTCCACGCATCATCGGCTGGCCGTCGCGCTGTCCCGGGGCACCGGCGCGGTCGTCGTGATGCCGGAGTACGCGCGGGTGCCCGAGGCGCGCTATCCGGTGGCGATCGAGCAGCTCGTGGCGGTGCTCGCGGCGATCCGGGACGGCTCGCTGGAGGTGCCCGGCGATCGGCGCCGGATCGCGCTGGCCGGCGACTGCGCCGGGGCGACCCTGGCGCTGTCCCTCGCCATCCGCGACCGGGACCGGTCCCCCACCACCCGCGACCTGGCTCTCGCCACCCGCGACCGGGATTCCGCCGCCCACGACCCGGCCTCCACCACCCGCGACCGGGATTCCGCCGCCCACGACCCGGCCTCCACCACCCGCGACCCAGCACTCGCCACCCGCGACCGGGGTTCCGAGCCGGCCGATCGGCGTGCCGGGCGTGGGCCAAGTGATCCGCGGTCCGACGGGGATCTCGGGCCGGCGGCCGCGCTGGTCGCTCAGGTGTTGCTCTATCCGATCGGGCGGCCGGGCGCGGATGATCCGTCGGCGATCGAGTTCGCCACCGGGGCCGGGCTGCGGCTGGCCGACGTGCGCCGGATCTGCCGGGAGTACGCGCCGCGCGGCGAGGCCGGTGCCGATCCGCTGGCGGCGACGGAGCTGGCCGGGCTTCCGGCGACGCTGTTGATCACCGCGGAGGCGGATGTGACCCGGGATCGGGCCGAGGACTTCGGGAATCGGCTGCGGGCCGCCGGGGTGCCGGTGGTCGGTAGTCGCTATCTCGGGACGGTCCACGACTTCGCGGTGCTGGACAGTCTGCGGTGGACGCCGGCCGCGCGGGCCGCGGTCACCCAGGTCACGGACTATCTGCGGGCCGCTTTCACGGCCGCCGGTGGAGCCGCTCCAAGCGAATACGAAATATCCGAAATGGACGCGGCCGGGGCGGAATGGGCGTGA
- a CDS encoding YciI family protein, with amino-acid sequence MRYLMLSKMQDTQPDEKLFAEMAAFIEEMTASGVLLATGGLDPAGFKIASAGEDVTVTDGPFTEAKEAVGGFALVEVRSKEEAIELGRRFRKIVGDGESLIHQVFN; translated from the coding sequence ATGCGTTACCTGATGCTCTCGAAGATGCAGGACACCCAGCCCGACGAGAAGCTGTTCGCCGAGATGGCCGCGTTCATCGAGGAGATGACCGCCTCCGGTGTGCTGCTGGCGACCGGCGGCCTCGACCCGGCCGGCTTCAAGATCGCCTCGGCCGGCGAGGACGTGACGGTCACCGACGGGCCGTTCACCGAGGCGAAGGAGGCGGTCGGCGGGTTCGCGCTGGTCGAGGTGCGCTCGAAGGAGGAGGCGATCGAGCTCGGCCGCCGCTTCCGCAAGATCGTCGGTGACGGCGAGAGCCTGATCCACCAGGTCTTCAACTGA
- a CDS encoding LuxR family transcriptional regulator, producing the protein MELDSGSPGPVGRGQVWGELTALLDRDRPEPAGVLLVGAAGIGKTTLVERFVARARQLGFPVARATGEAGAEPYAVLRALFAGADPGALPAGQQRALRAALTDDGTPVDLLALRAAVCAMCALLAGELPLVLVVDDVDRSDPPTLDLLLTVASVLTWRQVPVIAVFASRTERVPVELADLLRQIPVPPLAERDAEILLDRVGAPTGSARLEILRRAAGNPLALLEYGAWTLAPRERDAGNLTPRERDPENLTPREHDPENLTPRERDAENLTPREGGAGNLVAREGGAWTSDDPGSVAQVFARRIRALPEVSRRALTLAAAGERNVAVLARADPALTPAAWPPAEEAGLVTVADAVVRFRHPLVEFAVLDQAGAGARRRAHRLLAEATADPRRALWHRAEAAGGIDPELAGELIAAARTLDGAAAVTAIGLLEQAGELLPPGDRAPVLLEASVHAAAVGRIRWASDIATRARAILNPDPADLDPDPAQAHADLDLNPTQAGLDLDLDLDLDPTVAPADPADPAPAPADPAPARADSALARAGLGSDSAADLALRAQLDAFASWILTMRGRVDDAAVVLTASIAAGATGFLETAALPAFLLGDGPLSDALRAARPATLFPRAAVMPDEDVRTAILAVPEPATPDEFGPAAVAGAGAMLIDEPEHALRLLGPATRAVVGGTAAGAYLTAPLAACWALIDTGRWVEAEQSLVPLLASPVMAEATMVRSGAAAQLAVIESGRGLTEEPADLIGSGRGLSGESVGLIGSGRGHSGESVGLIGSGRGLSGGFAGPSRGPGVEPAEPALALRWRWARGVGALAVGEHAEAYRLLHAAAEIAHPWRVLVLPDLITAAGHAGRAAEGREIYGRVLRTYRKSWLSDRKRGRLAAAGALLIAEPGRSAEELAAVVEAAGAQRWPFERAVLAVELADRLRRAQQPARAKDVLVRALDTFERLRAAAWTGRVHADLRIAVPATASTLTAQQDQIVRLAAQGLSNREIGERLFLSPRTVGSHLYRLFPQLGVTNRTQLGEVVDRLSPAKDAQ; encoded by the coding sequence ATGGAACTCGACTCGGGCTCGCCCGGTCCGGTGGGCCGGGGGCAGGTGTGGGGCGAGCTGACCGCGCTGCTCGACCGGGATCGGCCGGAGCCGGCCGGGGTGCTGCTGGTCGGCGCGGCCGGCATCGGCAAGACGACGCTGGTGGAGCGGTTCGTGGCGCGGGCGCGGCAGCTCGGGTTCCCGGTGGCGCGGGCCACCGGTGAGGCCGGCGCCGAGCCGTACGCCGTGCTCCGGGCGCTGTTCGCGGGCGCCGACCCCGGCGCGCTCCCGGCCGGTCAGCAGCGGGCCCTCCGCGCCGCCCTCACCGACGACGGGACACCGGTGGACCTGCTGGCGTTGCGGGCCGCGGTGTGCGCGATGTGCGCGCTGCTGGCCGGCGAGCTTCCGCTGGTGCTGGTGGTGGACGACGTCGACCGCAGCGACCCGCCCACCCTGGACCTGCTGCTCACGGTGGCCTCGGTGCTCACCTGGCGGCAGGTGCCGGTGATCGCGGTGTTCGCCAGCCGGACCGAGCGGGTGCCGGTCGAGCTCGCCGACCTGCTGCGGCAGATCCCGGTGCCGCCGCTCGCCGAACGGGACGCGGAGATCCTGCTCGATCGGGTCGGCGCGCCCACCGGCTCGGCCCGCCTGGAGATCCTGCGCCGGGCGGCCGGCAATCCGCTCGCCCTGCTCGAGTACGGCGCCTGGACCCTCGCCCCGCGCGAGCGCGACGCCGGGAACCTCACCCCGCGCGAGCGCGACCCCGAGAACCTCACCCCGCGCGAGCACGACCCCGAGAACCTCACCCCGCGCGAGCGCGACGCCGAGAACCTCACCCCGCGCGAAGGCGGCGCCGGGAACCTCGTCGCGCGCGAAGGCGGCGCGTGGACCTCCGACGACCCGGGGAGTGTCGCGCAGGTCTTCGCCCGCCGGATCCGGGCGCTGCCGGAGGTCTCCCGGCGGGCGCTGACCCTGGCCGCCGCCGGGGAGCGGAACGTCGCCGTGCTGGCCCGGGCCGACCCGGCGCTGACCCCGGCCGCGTGGCCGCCCGCCGAGGAGGCCGGGCTGGTCACGGTCGCGGACGCGGTGGTGCGGTTCCGGCATCCGCTGGTCGAGTTCGCGGTCCTGGACCAGGCCGGGGCGGGCGCCCGGCGCCGGGCCCACCGGCTGCTGGCGGAGGCCACCGCCGACCCGCGCCGGGCGCTGTGGCATCGCGCCGAGGCGGCCGGCGGCATCGACCCGGAGCTGGCCGGCGAACTGATCGCCGCGGCCCGCACGCTCGACGGCGCCGCCGCGGTGACCGCGATCGGCCTGCTCGAACAGGCCGGCGAGCTGCTCCCGCCCGGGGACCGTGCGCCGGTGCTGCTGGAGGCGTCGGTGCACGCGGCCGCGGTCGGCCGGATCCGCTGGGCCAGCGACATCGCCACCCGGGCCCGCGCCATCCTCAACCCGGACCCCGCCGACCTCGACCCGGACCCCGCCCAGGCCCACGCCGACCTGGACCTGAACCCCACCCAGGCCGGCCTGGACTTGGACTTGGACTTGGACTTGGACCCCACCGTGGCTCCCGCCGACCCCGCCGACCCCGCCCCGGCTCCCGCCGACCCCGCCCCGGCTCGCGCCGACTCCGCTCTGGCTCGCGCCGGCCTGGGCTCGGACTCCGCGGCGGACCTGGCTCTGCGGGCGCAGCTGGATGCCTTCGCCTCCTGGATTCTGACCATGCGGGGGCGGGTCGACGACGCGGCCGTGGTGCTCACCGCGAGCATCGCCGCCGGGGCGACCGGGTTCCTGGAGACCGCCGCGCTGCCGGCGTTCCTGCTCGGGGACGGGCCGCTGAGCGACGCGCTGCGCGCCGCCCGACCGGCGACGCTCTTCCCGCGGGCGGCGGTGATGCCCGACGAGGACGTGCGGACGGCGATCCTGGCCGTGCCGGAGCCGGCTACGCCGGACGAGTTCGGGCCGGCCGCGGTGGCGGGCGCCGGGGCGATGCTGATCGACGAGCCCGAGCACGCGTTGCGCCTGCTCGGGCCGGCGACCCGGGCGGTGGTCGGTGGGACGGCGGCCGGCGCGTACCTCACCGCGCCGCTCGCCGCGTGCTGGGCGCTGATCGACACCGGGCGCTGGGTGGAGGCGGAGCAGTCGCTGGTTCCGTTGCTCGCGTCGCCGGTGATGGCCGAGGCGACGATGGTCCGGAGCGGCGCCGCGGCCCAACTCGCGGTGATCGAATCCGGGCGCGGCCTCACCGAGGAGCCCGCTGATCTGATCGGTTCCGGTCGCGGGCTCTCCGGGGAGTCCGTGGGCCTGATCGGTTCCGGGCGCGGACACTCCGGGGAGTCCGTGGGCCTGATCGGTTCCGGTCGCGGGCTCTCCGGCGGGTTCGCGGGGCCGAGCCGGGGGCCCGGGGTGGAACCGGCGGAGCCGGCGCTGGCGTTGCGGTGGCGGTGGGCGCGGGGCGTTGGCGCGCTGGCGGTCGGGGAGCATGCGGAGGCGTATCGGTTGCTCCACGCCGCGGCGGAAATCGCGCATCCGTGGCGGGTGCTGGTCCTACCGGATCTGATCACGGCCGCCGGGCATGCCGGGCGGGCGGCCGAGGGGCGGGAGATCTACGGGCGGGTGCTGCGCACGTACCGTAAATCGTGGTTGAGCGACCGCAAGCGAGGCCGCCTCGCCGCCGCCGGCGCCCTCCTGATCGCGGAGCCCGGCCGCTCGGCGGAGGAGCTCGCCGCGGTCGTCGAGGCGGCCGGTGCGCAGCGGTGGCCGTTCGAGCGGGCGGTCCTCGCGGTCGAGCTCGCCGATCGCCTGCGGCGCGCACAGCAACCGGCTCGGGCCAAGGATGTGCTGGTCCGAGCGTTGGACACGTTCGAGCGGCTGCGTGCCGCGGCCTGGACGGGCCGAGTGCACGCGGACCTCCGGATCGCCGTGCCGGCCACCGCGAGCACGCTGACCGCCCAGCAGGACCAGATCGTCCGCCTCGCCGCGCAGGGGCTGAGCAACCGCGAGATCGGCGAGCGGCTCTTCCTGTCGCCGCGGACCGTCGGCTCGCACCTGTACCGGCTCTTTCCGCAACTCGGCGTCACCAACCGCACCCAGCTCGGCGAAGTGGTCGACCGGCTCTCCCCCGCGAAGGACGCGCAGTGA
- a CDS encoding MEDS domain-containing protein, with protein sequence MAEATLLDRLGPGDHACLVYDDELLWARSLAAFIRSGLRQHHRILYCGKDAGRLAPVLAGQGVDVTAAVRDGQLTVAGAEAAYLPAGVFDPVASLAGWAGEVEAARAAGYRGMRGIGDMSWACRDIGIDQLSWYESQVNRICVDGFTTGLCLYDRRLFDEPALRRVTREHPATITRHTDPSRIPLLRAVRAGEHGLRLSGEADLSNRQALSAVLEHLLEDSPATRPRVTLDVTDLRFADSAAARILLAPAATGGHRLDVVGCSASLRRLLDFHWAGPAGRLWIR encoded by the coding sequence ATGGCCGAGGCGACGCTGCTCGACCGCCTGGGTCCGGGTGATCACGCGTGTCTGGTCTACGACGACGAGCTGTTGTGGGCCCGGAGCCTGGCGGCGTTCATCCGGTCCGGGCTGCGTCAGCATCATCGGATCCTGTACTGCGGGAAGGACGCCGGCCGCCTGGCGCCGGTGCTCGCCGGGCAGGGCGTGGACGTCACCGCCGCCGTGCGCGACGGGCAGCTGACCGTGGCCGGGGCCGAGGCGGCGTACCTGCCGGCCGGGGTCTTCGACCCGGTGGCGAGCCTGGCGGGCTGGGCGGGCGAGGTCGAGGCGGCCCGCGCCGCCGGGTACCGCGGGATGCGCGGCATCGGCGACATGTCCTGGGCCTGCCGCGACATCGGGATCGACCAGCTCTCCTGGTACGAGTCCCAGGTCAACCGGATCTGCGTGGACGGCTTCACGACCGGGCTGTGCCTCTACGACCGGCGTCTGTTCGACGAGCCGGCGCTGCGCCGGGTCACCCGCGAGCACCCGGCGACGATCACCCGGCACACCGACCCGTCCCGGATCCCGCTGCTGCGCGCGGTGCGCGCCGGGGAGCACGGGCTGCGCCTGTCCGGCGAGGCGGACCTGTCGAACCGGCAGGCGCTGAGCGCGGTGCTGGAACATCTGCTGGAGGACTCCCCGGCGACCCGGCCGCGGGTCACCCTGGACGTCACCGACCTGCGGTTCGCCGACTCGGCCGCGGCCCGGATCCTGCTGGCGCCGGCCGCGACCGGCGGGCACCGGCTGGACGTCGTCGGGTGCTCCGCGTCGCTGCGCCGCCTGCTGGACTTCCACTGGGCCGGGCCGGCCGGCCGGCTGTGGATCCGGTGA
- a CDS encoding type II secretion system protein J, with translation MSDEIEVPAAGKSGDEGFSLIDLIVATSIMSFIMVIVTGAIIEIYSDVNRTDGISTARDQLGNSFRRLDREIRYATWVNTPGKVGGDWYLEFATNSGCQQLKFSNGVLSRATYASSPTPTVGPALTIASQLTQTGTTDPFTVYDPGDQPYATSTPNVSGVGRTYELEHSQVRLRFSGTVGTTSLPLDVLFTAQNTNRNTPALNNCSFGRPT, from the coding sequence ATGAGCGACGAGATCGAGGTCCCGGCCGCCGGGAAGTCCGGCGACGAGGGCTTCTCCCTGATCGACCTGATCGTCGCCACCTCGATCATGTCGTTCATCATGGTGATCGTCACCGGCGCGATCATCGAGATCTACTCGGACGTGAACCGGACCGACGGGATCAGCACCGCCCGCGACCAGCTCGGCAACAGCTTCCGCCGGCTGGACCGGGAGATCCGCTACGCGACCTGGGTGAACACGCCCGGCAAGGTGGGCGGCGACTGGTACCTGGAGTTCGCCACGAACTCCGGCTGCCAGCAGCTCAAGTTCTCCAACGGGGTGCTGAGCCGGGCGACGTACGCCTCGTCCCCCACCCCGACCGTGGGCCCCGCGCTCACCATCGCCAGCCAGCTGACCCAGACCGGGACCACCGACCCGTTCACCGTCTACGACCCGGGTGACCAGCCGTACGCCACGTCCACCCCGAACGTCAGCGGCGTCGGCCGCACCTACGAGCTGGAGCACAGCCAGGTGCGGCTGCGGTTCTCCGGGACCGTCGGCACCACCAGCCTGCCGCTCGACGTGCTCTTCACCGCGCAGAACACCAACCGCAACACGCCCGCGCTCAACAACTGCAGCTTCGGAAGGCCGACGTGA
- a CDS encoding acyl-CoA dehydrogenase family protein, which translates to MTVTDPLELLDFAGLLSAEERQIQETVARFVTDHVRPNVAEWFEAGTFPRELAPELGKLGVLGMHLEGYGCAGTSAVAYGLACLELEAGDSGLRSFVSVQGSLAMFSIWKYGSEEQKQEWLPRMAAGEAIGCFGLTEPDFGSDPANMRTRAVRDGGDWILTGTKMWITNGSIADVATVWAQTDDGIRGFLVPRGTPGFTSRTIKQKLSLRASITGELILDDVRLPDSARLPGARSLGAPLSCLNEARFGIIFGATGAARDSLQAALDYAGTRVQFDRPIAAFQLTQEKLADMAVDLNTSALLALHLGRLKDAGTLKPHQVSVGKLNNVRKAIAIARECRTILGGSGITLEYSPLRHANNLESVLTYEGTSEIHTLVIGQALTGHAAYR; encoded by the coding sequence ATGACCGTCACCGACCCGCTCGAACTGCTCGACTTCGCCGGACTGCTGAGCGCCGAGGAGCGGCAGATCCAGGAGACCGTGGCCCGGTTCGTCACCGACCACGTGCGGCCGAACGTCGCCGAGTGGTTCGAGGCCGGCACGTTCCCCCGCGAGCTCGCCCCGGAACTGGGCAAACTCGGCGTCCTCGGGATGCACCTGGAGGGTTACGGCTGCGCCGGGACGAGCGCGGTCGCCTACGGCCTGGCCTGCCTGGAGCTCGAGGCCGGCGACTCGGGCCTGCGCAGCTTCGTGTCGGTCCAGGGCTCCCTCGCGATGTTCTCGATCTGGAAGTACGGATCCGAGGAGCAGAAGCAGGAGTGGCTGCCCCGGATGGCGGCCGGCGAGGCGATCGGCTGTTTCGGCCTGACCGAGCCGGACTTCGGCAGCGACCCGGCCAACATGCGCACCCGCGCGGTCCGCGACGGCGGCGACTGGATCCTCACCGGCACCAAGATGTGGATCACCAACGGCAGCATCGCGGACGTCGCCACCGTCTGGGCGCAGACCGACGACGGCATCCGCGGCTTCCTCGTCCCGCGCGGCACCCCCGGCTTCACCAGCCGCACGATCAAGCAGAAGCTCTCGCTGCGCGCCTCGATCACCGGCGAGCTGATCCTCGACGACGTGCGCCTGCCGGACTCCGCCCGGCTGCCCGGCGCACGCAGCCTCGGCGCGCCGCTGAGCTGCTTGAACGAGGCCCGCTTCGGGATCATCTTCGGGGCGACCGGGGCCGCCCGGGACAGCCTTCAGGCTGCCCTCGACTATGCCGGCACCCGGGTGCAGTTCGACCGGCCGATCGCCGCGTTCCAGCTCACCCAGGAGAAACTCGCCGACATGGCGGTCGACCTGAACACGTCCGCGCTGCTCGCCCTGCACCTGGGCCGGCTCAAGGACGCCGGCACGCTCAAGCCGCACCAGGTCAGCGTCGGCAAGCTGAACAACGTCCGCAAGGCGATCGCGATCGCCCGCGAGTGCCGCACCATCCTCGGCGGCAGCGGCATCACCCTGGAGTACTCCCCGCTCCGGCACGCCAACAACCTGGAGTCGGTGCTCACCTACGAGGGCACGTCCGAGATCCACACCCTGGTCATCGGCCAGGCCCTGACCGGGCACGCCGCCTACCGCTGA
- a CDS encoding ricin-type beta-trefoil lectin domain protein, with the protein MRLPLRRRALHRPDEGSLPLAMLVVTVVMSLSATMVPIVVRQIKNTQGYDQRGAALDAAQTGLDVMMARVRAAADDEQNGYLENMPPCTMTGTVGVTGTGVQSTYKVTVTYRDRDANTITNCAVNDVPTTAVVQSAGTNGTSTRTLTATYVFSTSNTNIPGGRIKISSSTLGDQCLDAGSAASPSAGTAVTMKTCNGSSQQQFGYTPDLYLKLIYSESSTATLGMCLFAAATKVSGTTPVVFQPCPVTRTTTYQWALDGSSVFHATTTASKSDGSYCMNVKTPGSTSDQAVVLAGCGATSTKNVFYSAPGVGAGMAGDSTNQLVNYKQFSRCLDVTSKNMGATYMIAWFCKQDPGALVDFNQQWVHPVPVLPAISKSGPIIVNNASSNSNANSGAAANNYCLKSPGTATSVSWVTVVTCTTAAVQAQQALTWTVYHDTGDYGTSYRIMDYKGNCLQPTEQGTGISNDFHSDGTSKVKVATCTTADIQKWNAPANINQPTPLTNLVEK; encoded by the coding sequence ATGAGGCTCCCGCTCCGCCGCCGCGCCCTCCACCGGCCCGACGAGGGATCGTTGCCGCTGGCCATGCTGGTGGTGACGGTCGTCATGTCGCTCTCCGCGACGATGGTCCCGATCGTGGTCCGGCAGATCAAGAACACCCAGGGGTACGACCAGCGCGGCGCCGCGCTCGACGCCGCCCAGACCGGCCTGGACGTGATGATGGCCCGGGTCCGCGCCGCCGCCGACGACGAGCAGAACGGCTACCTGGAGAACATGCCGCCCTGCACGATGACCGGGACGGTCGGCGTGACCGGCACCGGCGTGCAGTCGACGTACAAGGTCACGGTCACCTACCGCGACCGGGACGCCAACACCATCACCAACTGCGCGGTGAACGACGTGCCCACCACCGCGGTGGTCCAGTCGGCCGGCACGAACGGCACGAGCACCCGGACGCTGACCGCCACGTACGTCTTCTCCACCAGCAACACCAACATCCCGGGCGGCCGGATCAAGATCTCCAGCAGCACCCTGGGCGACCAGTGCCTGGACGCCGGCTCGGCGGCCAGCCCGTCGGCCGGCACCGCGGTCACCATGAAGACCTGCAACGGCAGCAGCCAGCAGCAGTTCGGCTACACCCCGGACCTGTACCTGAAGCTGATCTACTCGGAGTCGTCCACCGCGACGCTGGGCATGTGCCTGTTCGCCGCCGCGACCAAGGTCAGCGGCACCACCCCGGTGGTCTTCCAGCCCTGCCCGGTCACCCGGACCACGACCTACCAGTGGGCCCTGGACGGCAGCAGCGTCTTCCACGCCACCACCACGGCGAGCAAGTCCGACGGCTCCTACTGCATGAACGTCAAGACGCCGGGCTCGACCAGCGACCAGGCCGTGGTGCTGGCCGGCTGCGGCGCCACCTCGACCAAGAACGTCTTCTACTCGGCGCCCGGGGTCGGCGCCGGGATGGCCGGGGACAGCACCAACCAACTGGTCAACTACAAGCAGTTCAGCCGGTGCCTGGACGTGACCAGCAAGAACATGGGTGCGACGTACATGATCGCCTGGTTCTGCAAGCAGGACCCGGGCGCGCTCGTCGACTTCAACCAGCAGTGGGTGCACCCGGTGCCGGTGCTGCCGGCGATCTCCAAGTCCGGCCCGATCATCGTCAACAACGCCTCCAGCAACAGCAACGCCAACAGCGGCGCCGCGGCCAACAACTACTGCCTGAAGTCGCCGGGCACCGCCACCTCGGTCTCCTGGGTGACCGTGGTGACCTGCACGACCGCCGCGGTCCAGGCCCAGCAGGCGCTGACCTGGACGGTCTACCACGACACCGGCGACTACGGCACCAGCTACCGGATCATGGACTACAAGGGGAACTGCCTGCAGCCCACCGAGCAGGGCACCGGCATCAGCAACGACTTCCACAGCGACGGCACCAGCAAGGTCAAGGTCGCCACGTGCACCACGGCCGACATCCAGAAGTGGAACGCCCCGGCGAACATCAACCAGCCCACGCCGCTGACCAACCTGGTCGAGAAGTAG
- a CDS encoding RNA polymerase sigma factor → MTDVRATVGVVWRQESARIVATLLRMVHDVGLAEELAQDALVTAMEQWPDQGVPDNPGAWLTTVARRRAVDHLRRSQRFDGTEVEPPAGDQQSDDVLRLMFISCHPILDKPARAALTLRVVAGLSPAEIARAFLVGEPAIAHRIAAAKRTLADSGVAYGLPSGAELHGRLASVLEVVYLVFNEGYSATSGDDLTRPGLCLEALRLGRLLAELAPDDPEVHGLVALMEIQQSRSAARTGSRGEPVQLHEQNRGKWDRLLINRGFAAMLRARAAGAGEAPGPYVLQAAIAVCHAQARTAEETGWARIATLYEALERLVPTPVVRLNRAVAVGFAHGPAAGLALVDELRADPALRDYHLLPGVRADLLRRVGRVAEARSEWERAASLTRNTAERDFLRARAESAGTTAGGPLLGATVDAFLAGLGSGTATAYRKSLGRIRRALGERTPLTTLDPGGVAAVVATLWPEAAPRGWNRHLAAFRSFAGWAGFPGLAADLRNRPVPDGTTGGEPAPVPIDTVPVRERVLWLMVRESDAPIGVVLALDVQGLDLTGRRGPGVTWGERTAALLPELIGGRTRGPLFLSDRRPAPARRPAPADLCPETGRRRLSYPRAEYLFKRATGRTLRTLRQR, encoded by the coding sequence ATGACGGATGTCCGGGCCACGGTCGGCGTCGTCTGGCGGCAGGAGTCCGCGCGGATCGTCGCGACCCTCCTGCGGATGGTCCACGACGTCGGCCTGGCCGAGGAGCTCGCGCAGGACGCCCTGGTAACGGCCATGGAGCAGTGGCCCGATCAGGGCGTCCCGGACAATCCCGGCGCCTGGCTGACCACCGTCGCCCGGCGTAGGGCCGTCGACCACCTGCGGCGATCCCAGAGATTCGACGGTACGGAGGTCGAGCCGCCCGCCGGTGATCAGCAGAGCGACGACGTCCTCCGGCTGATGTTCATCTCCTGCCATCCGATCCTGGACAAGCCGGCCCGCGCGGCCCTCACGCTGCGTGTCGTCGCGGGCCTGAGCCCCGCCGAGATCGCCCGGGCATTCCTGGTCGGCGAGCCGGCGATCGCGCACCGGATCGCCGCCGCCAAGCGCACCCTCGCCGACTCCGGTGTCGCCTATGGACTCCCGTCCGGCGCCGAGCTGCACGGCCGGCTGGCCTCGGTGCTCGAGGTCGTCTACCTGGTCTTCAACGAGGGCTACTCGGCGACCTCGGGCGACGATCTGACCCGGCCCGGCCTGTGCCTGGAGGCGCTGCGCCTGGGCCGGTTGCTGGCCGAGCTGGCGCCGGACGATCCGGAGGTACACGGTCTCGTCGCGCTGATGGAGATCCAGCAGTCCCGCTCGGCGGCGCGCACCGGGTCGCGCGGCGAGCCGGTCCAGCTGCACGAGCAGAACCGCGGGAAGTGGGACCGGCTGCTGATCAACCGGGGGTTCGCGGCGATGCTGCGGGCCCGCGCGGCCGGGGCCGGCGAGGCGCCCGGGCCATACGTTCTGCAGGCCGCGATCGCCGTGTGCCACGCCCAGGCCCGGACCGCCGAGGAGACCGGCTGGGCGCGGATCGCGACGCTCTACGAGGCGCTGGAACGGCTGGTGCCGACCCCGGTCGTCCGGCTGAACCGGGCCGTCGCGGTCGGCTTCGCGCACGGCCCGGCGGCCGGGTTGGCGCTGGTCGACGAGTTGCGGGCGGATCCGGCGCTGCGGGACTACCACCTGTTGCCGGGGGTGCGGGCCGACCTGCTGCGGCGGGTGGGGCGGGTCGCGGAGGCCCGCTCGGAGTGGGAGCGGGCGGCCTCGCTGACCCGCAACACCGCCGAGCGTGACTTCCTGCGCGCCCGGGCGGAGTCCGCGGGCACGACGGCGGGCGGCCCGTTGCTGGGCGCGACGGTCGACGCCTTTCTGGCCGGGCTCGGATCGGGGACTGCCACCGCGTACCGGAAATCGTTGGGAAGAATCCGCCGGGCCCTGGGCGAACGGACTCCCTTGACCACCCTCGACCCCGGCGGCGTAGCCGCGGTCGTTGCCACCCTCTGGCCGGAAGCCGCGCCGCGCGGCTGGAATCGGCACCTCGCCGCGTTCCGTTCCTTCGCCGGCTGGGCCGGGTTCCCTGGGCTGGCCGCGGACCTGCGGAATCGGCCCGTGCCGGACGGGACGACCGGCGGGGAGCCGGCGCCGGTGCCGATCGACACCGTCCCGGTGCGGGAGCGCGTGCTGTGGCTGATGGTGCGCGAATCGGACGCGCCGATCGGGGTGGTGCTCGCGCTCGACGTCCAGGGCCTGGATCTGACCGGTCGCCGCGGACCCGGGGTGACCTGGGGCGAGCGAACCGCCGCGCTGCTCCCGGAGCTGATCGGGGGCCGTACCCGGGGCCCGCTCTTCCTCTCCGATCGCCGCCCGGCGCCGGCCCGTCGGCCGGCACCGGCCGATCTCTGCCCGGAGACCGGCCGGCGGCGGCTCTCCTACCCGCGCGCGGAGTACCTGTTCAAGCGGGCGACCGGGCGCACGCTGCGCACCCTCCGTCAGCGGTAG